From the genome of bacterium, one region includes:
- a CDS encoding acetyl-CoA carboxylase carboxyltransferase subunit beta codes for MALEWLRRERNPIQPEQKKTTQDTLWVKCENCGEIVFKKELEKLQLVCPKCSFHFAMPAESYIDMLADEGTWKEYDHSLRPLDPLSFKDSKKYSERVVSSIKSTGKNDAITTGSCLVGGYGAELGIMEFSFMGGSVGSVVGEKISRAVDRAIADRRALILVSRSGGMRMQEGMVSLMQMAKTSVKLTQVDEAGLPYISVITNPTTGGTTASFSMLGDVNIAEPGALIGFAGPRVIKQTIGQDLPPGFQRSEFLLEKGFLDGIVRRTDLKPTIAFFLKTFMSAQTTHA; via the coding sequence ATGGCACTTGAGTGGCTGCGCCGCGAGCGCAATCCGATTCAACCTGAGCAGAAGAAAACGACCCAGGATACGCTGTGGGTAAAGTGCGAGAATTGCGGCGAAATCGTGTTCAAGAAGGAACTCGAAAAGCTGCAGCTCGTGTGCCCGAAATGTTCATTTCATTTTGCGATGCCCGCTGAGTCATATATTGACATGTTGGCCGACGAGGGTACATGGAAGGAATACGATCATTCGCTGCGACCACTTGATCCACTGTCGTTTAAGGACTCGAAGAAATACAGCGAGCGGGTCGTGTCCTCAATCAAAAGCACAGGCAAGAACGACGCGATCACGACCGGGTCCTGCCTCGTGGGAGGCTATGGTGCGGAACTGGGGATCATGGAATTCTCTTTCATGGGCGGGAGCGTCGGCAGTGTGGTGGGCGAGAAGATCTCGCGCGCGGTTGACCGGGCGATCGCGGACCGCCGTGCGCTCATTTTGGTATCGAGGTCAGGCGGCATGCGCATGCAGGAGGGTATGGTGTCGCTGATGCAGATGGCCAAAACCAGCGTGAAGCTGACACAGGTTGACGAAGCGGGGCTGCCCTATATCTCGGTGATCACCAATCCGACGACCGGTGGGACAACGGCCAGCTTTTCGATGCTTGGAGATGTGAATATTGCGGAACCGGGTGCATTGATCGGCTTTGCGGGGCCGCGGGTGATCAAACAGACGATTGGCCAGGATTTGCCACCGGGATTCCAGCGGAGTGAATTCCTCTTGGAGAAGGGATTTCTGGACGGTATCGTCAGACGGACGGACCTAAAACCGACGATCGCATTTTTCTTGAAGACATTTATGTCTGCGCAGACGACACACGCGTGA
- a CDS encoding undecaprenyl-diphosphate phosphatase, which yields MKRGLAPVEAARFSFLMSIPRVAGAEVLQLSDVQGSNLWSDPAMLSGAIAAFVVGLGVISFLLKLLNTGNLKPFGYYCIGASVLMLGYLVLNGS from the coding sequence ATGAAGCGTGGTCTGGCACCGGTTGAGGCCGCACGTTTTTCGTTCCTGATGTCCATTCCCCGGGTTGCCGGAGCCGAAGTTCTGCAGCTTTCCGACGTACAAGGTTCGAACTTGTGGAGCGATCCGGCGATGCTGTCGGGGGCAATCGCGGCATTTGTCGTGGGATTGGGTGTGATTTCATTTTTGCTTAAGCTGCTAAATACCGGCAATCTGAAACCATTCGGCTACTATTGTATTGGTGCATCCGTGTTGATGTTGGGATATCTTGTTTTGAACGGGTCATAG
- a CDS encoding tetratricopeptide repeat protein produces MLYLLLLLFTVGGWAAPSSELKQALGHYESRDFESARHAAESVLLSGRGDEIEAALYLIVRVNLATGQADRAQRGAERLLDAFPDGRYGQFARFALAESSFLLDGMAAAREHLQWCADSATDRKLTSRAREILAEQSSFDAEEYLFPGADGEVSHDLLGSEHRANVWLLLSFPNYDDSAPEDLQSAFTFAAEQLDAFDVTVERVSSALGAVKVLDRAVADACDVIVFAGDEGSATSLALANGDHEFPILKLTSTPQALAPLAPGIVEMLASQEAQAVQAARFAAMDLNIDHGLLMTPRDDNGAAHRVGFERAGEFGLKIDAEIEYPANASSVRRELYDLMSAPARLERGAEVSQAVLSREAREKLFGESGGGDVSVTALPPSSGVAEVFFFSLEGDRIGNYCSQMGQVPQGMTLFGNSSWLDERALSAQPEVTRNMYVVAPLLPVADRHTELFRALDDREEFDLSPWQLLAVDAADFLSAILRSQASSGTNFVEAARSLGKFSGCAVEVDIAPTGENRTARILQFDGEALKVVK; encoded by the coding sequence ATGCTTTATCTGCTGCTGTTGCTCTTTACCGTCGGCGGCTGGGCGGCCCCGTCCTCCGAGTTGAAACAGGCACTCGGTCACTATGAGTCTCGTGATTTTGAGTCGGCGCGTCACGCCGCCGAGTCTGTGCTTCTGTCCGGGCGCGGTGATGAGATTGAGGCGGCGCTCTACTTAATTGTACGCGTTAATCTGGCAACGGGCCAGGCGGATCGCGCGCAGCGCGGCGCTGAGCGTCTGTTGGACGCTTTCCCCGATGGCCGCTATGGACAGTTTGCGCGATTTGCTTTGGCGGAGAGCAGCTTCCTGTTGGATGGTATGGCGGCGGCGCGTGAACACCTACAATGGTGCGCAGATAGTGCTACCGACCGCAAGCTGACAAGCCGTGCTCGCGAAATCCTGGCGGAACAGTCTTCGTTTGATGCTGAGGAATATCTGTTTCCCGGCGCGGATGGCGAGGTTTCGCACGACCTTTTGGGCAGCGAACACCGGGCAAATGTCTGGTTACTGTTGTCCTTTCCAAATTATGACGATTCTGCTCCCGAGGACTTGCAGTCGGCGTTCACGTTTGCCGCGGAGCAACTTGACGCGTTTGATGTTACCGTGGAACGAGTGAGCAGCGCCTTGGGAGCTGTGAAGGTTTTGGATCGTGCCGTGGCGGACGCGTGTGACGTGATTGTGTTTGCCGGTGACGAAGGATCGGCGACTTCCTTGGCGTTAGCCAACGGTGATCACGAGTTTCCGATTTTGAAACTAACCAGCACGCCGCAGGCATTGGCGCCGCTGGCTCCAGGGATTGTCGAGATGCTGGCCAGTCAGGAAGCGCAAGCCGTGCAGGCAGCGCGCTTTGCCGCAATGGACCTGAATATTGATCACGGACTGTTGATGACTCCGCGCGACGATAACGGAGCGGCGCACCGCGTCGGCTTCGAGCGGGCCGGTGAGTTTGGTTTGAAGATAGATGCGGAAATTGAGTATCCTGCCAATGCCAGCAGCGTCCGACGCGAGCTGTATGACCTGATGTCAGCGCCAGCGCGGTTGGAGCGGGGCGCGGAGGTTTCGCAGGCGGTACTATCACGCGAAGCACGCGAGAAGCTGTTTGGCGAGAGCGGCGGTGGCGACGTAAGTGTCACGGCACTGCCGCCGTCCAGCGGTGTTGCGGAGGTATTCTTCTTTTCGCTCGAAGGCGATCGCATCGGCAACTACTGTTCTCAGATGGGACAGGTGCCGCAAGGCATGACGCTGTTCGGCAACAGTTCGTGGCTGGATGAGCGCGCGCTGTCGGCTCAACCGGAAGTAACACGGAATATGTATGTTGTGGCACCGTTGTTGCCAGTGGCCGACCGGCATACGGAACTCTTTCGCGCGCTCGATGACCGTGAGGAGTTTGACTTATCGCCGTGGCAATTGTTGGCCGTAGACGCGGCGGACTTTTTGTCCGCGATATTGCGCAGTCAGGCATCGTCCGGAACTAATTTTGTCGAAGCAGCGCGTTCGCTGGGCAAATTCTCCGGGTGCGCCGTGGAAGTGGATATCGCGCCGACCGGTGAGAATCGTACGGCGAGAATTTTGCAGTTTGATGGCGAAGCGTTGAAAGTGGTGAAGTAG
- a CDS encoding gamma-glutamyl-gamma-aminobutyrate hydrolase family protein, with amino-acid sequence MNGNPPIIGISPGYAGPDPTRTFAPAGRINFCDLNYIECLEAAGGLPIVLSFTENRDQMRRHADHVDGLMLIGGTDIHASRYGQEMLPTEQMPVFERDEFEFRFLEYFLEREKPVFAICRGHQTLNVLLGGTLIQDIPTQLGSVHHLQPPGTVAIAHTVTLLENSLAHRVFRAETVEVNSFHHQCVDRLSDKLVATGWSEEGIIEVFEHVTHPFVLSVQWHPERMRSFPQQSKLFEQFVRASAREQFELAG; translated from the coding sequence ATGAACGGCAATCCTCCGATTATTGGTATTTCGCCCGGCTATGCCGGCCCGGATCCGACGCGCACATTTGCGCCAGCAGGCCGCATCAATTTTTGCGACCTGAATTACATCGAATGTCTTGAGGCTGCCGGCGGGTTGCCGATAGTGCTAAGCTTTACGGAGAACCGCGATCAGATGCGGCGCCACGCAGATCACGTGGATGGATTGATGCTAATTGGCGGAACAGATATTCACGCGAGCCGCTATGGCCAAGAGATGCTGCCGACGGAGCAGATGCCGGTATTCGAGCGTGACGAGTTCGAGTTTCGTTTTCTGGAGTATTTCCTCGAGCGTGAAAAACCGGTCTTCGCGATCTGCCGCGGGCATCAAACTCTCAATGTGTTATTGGGCGGCACGCTGATCCAGGACATTCCGACGCAGTTGGGATCTGTGCACCACTTGCAGCCTCCGGGGACCGTCGCAATCGCACATACGGTTACACTGCTGGAAAACAGTCTGGCTCACCGCGTGTTCCGCGCGGAGACGGTCGAAGTGAACAGCTTCCATCATCAATGCGTGGACAGACTATCAGATAAACTCGTGGCGACCGGATGGAGTGAAGAGGGGATCATTGAGGTCTTTGAGCATGTGACGCATCCGTTTGTGCTGTCCGTGCAGTGGCATCCGGAGCGGATGCGATCGTTTCCGCAGCAGTCCAAGCTATTCGAGCAATTCGTGCGAGCATCCGCCCGTGAGCAGTTTGAACTGGCTGGCTGA
- the glmS gene encoding glutamine--fructose-6-phosphate transaminase (isomerizing): MCGIIGYTGYREVMPILIGALKRMEYRGYDSAGVAVLNGVLHVIKDAGKVSNLEQLVRDSGVNGNSGIGHTRWATHGVPNQVNAHPHTDEQFTIALVHNGIIENYNALRHELSKSGHTFVSDTDTEIIAHLIEEFYEGDFPQAVTRALRLVKGTYGFAIISKHQPGMIIAARMGSPMVIGHGDRENFVASDPAAFLHFTRDATYLEDGEIAVLTSDRVEYRNLADQPVDKHLEQITYDIAAIEKGGFAHFMLKEICEQPQTVADAMRGRLLADDGNVKFGGMAAVSNTLQNAKRIILLGCGTSWHAGLVGEYLFEELAGIPAEVEYASEFRYRSPILEPGTVAFAISQSGETADTLAAIREARRRGTPVFGICNVVGSSIARETDAGVFLHAGPEIGVASTKAFTAQITVLFMLALAMGRGRRVGAGRGRELVQELKEIPQKISRILASRERIETIAHHYRDSRNFLYLGRGLNFPVALEGALKLKEISYVHAEGYPAAEMKHGPIALIDQNMPVVFIATKDGTYEKVLSNIEEVRARGGRVLVIATEGDTEVATRASEVLYVPETDPLLTPLLTVVPLQLLAYYMAVHRGCDVDQPRNLAKSVTVE; the protein is encoded by the coding sequence ATGTGTGGAATTATCGGATATACAGGCTATCGCGAGGTAATGCCAATCCTGATCGGCGCGCTTAAGCGCATGGAGTACCGCGGCTACGATTCGGCGGGCGTGGCGGTGCTGAACGGCGTTTTGCATGTGATCAAGGACGCGGGTAAGGTCTCGAATCTCGAGCAGCTTGTGCGCGATTCCGGTGTAAACGGCAATTCGGGCATCGGTCATACGCGCTGGGCGACGCATGGCGTGCCCAATCAAGTTAACGCGCATCCGCATACGGACGAGCAATTTACGATTGCGCTGGTGCATAACGGCATCATCGAGAATTACAATGCGCTGCGGCATGAACTGAGCAAGTCCGGTCACACGTTTGTTTCGGATACGGACACGGAGATTATCGCGCATCTGATCGAAGAGTTTTACGAAGGGGATTTTCCGCAGGCTGTGACGCGGGCGTTGCGGTTGGTCAAGGGGACTTACGGCTTCGCGATTATCTCAAAGCATCAGCCGGGGATGATTATTGCGGCGCGGATGGGATCGCCAATGGTGATTGGGCATGGCGACCGCGAGAATTTCGTAGCGTCTGACCCGGCGGCATTCCTGCATTTCACGCGCGACGCGACATATTTGGAAGACGGTGAAATCGCGGTCTTGACCTCTGACAGGGTGGAGTACCGCAATCTGGCGGATCAGCCAGTGGACAAACACCTTGAGCAGATCACTTATGATATTGCGGCGATAGAAAAGGGCGGGTTTGCGCACTTCATGTTGAAGGAGATTTGCGAGCAGCCGCAGACAGTGGCCGATGCGATGCGCGGCCGCTTGCTGGCTGATGACGGGAACGTGAAGTTTGGCGGGATGGCTGCCGTCAGCAACACGCTTCAAAATGCCAAGCGAATTATCTTACTGGGATGTGGCACGAGTTGGCATGCCGGTCTTGTGGGCGAATATCTCTTTGAAGAGCTTGCCGGAATTCCGGCGGAAGTGGAATACGCTTCGGAGTTCCGCTACCGGTCGCCGATTCTTGAACCTGGTACTGTAGCGTTTGCGATTTCACAGTCCGGCGAGACGGCGGACACGCTGGCCGCGATTCGGGAAGCTCGTCGGCGCGGCACTCCGGTGTTTGGAATTTGTAACGTCGTCGGATCGTCCATCGCGCGGGAAACGGATGCGGGAGTCTTTTTGCATGCTGGTCCGGAGATTGGTGTTGCTTCGACGAAAGCATTCACCGCACAGATCACGGTTCTTTTCATGCTGGCGCTGGCGATGGGGCGGGGCAGACGCGTCGGCGCTGGGCGCGGACGCGAGCTTGTGCAAGAGCTGAAGGAGATTCCGCAAAAGATTTCGCGGATATTGGCCTCCCGCGAGCGCATCGAGACGATAGCGCATCACTATCGTGACAGCCGCAACTTCCTGTACTTAGGCCGCGGGTTGAATTTTCCGGTGGCGCTCGAAGGCGCTCTGAAACTCAAGGAAATTTCCTACGTGCATGCCGAAGGGTATCCGGCGGCAGAGATGAAACACGGACCGATCGCGCTGATTGATCAGAATATGCCGGTCGTGTTTATCGCTACCAAAGACGGCACATACGAGAAAGTGCTGTCTAATATCGAAGAAGTGCGGGCACGCGGCGGGCGGGTTCTTGTAATCGCCACGGAGGGCGACACCGAAGTTGCCACGCGCGCCAGTGAGGTTCTGTATGTTCCGGAGACTGATCCACTCTTGACTCCGCTGTTGACGGTTGTGCCTTTGCAGTTGCTGGCATACTACATGGCAGTTCACCGCGGCTGCGACGTTGACCAACCCCGCAATCTTGCGAAAAGTGTGACGGTCGAATAG
- the rdgB gene encoding RdgB/HAM1 family non-canonical purine NTP pyrophosphatase, which translates to MRRIVVATNNANKFREIQEKLAGFPVELLSLADFSSLPPTVEDQPDLLGNAIKKAREAHSGTGHWALADDTGLEVAALNGAPGVYSARYAGENATYADNCEKLLREMSAVTDEQRAAAFTAVLCLVTEDGVYCVEGRLDGAINRAGRGAKGFGYDPVFELPDGRTLAELDMSEKNRLSHRGQAVEKMMKLLGFLLTVRPEA; encoded by the coding sequence TTGCGCCGGATCGTCGTCGCGACCAACAACGCGAATAAGTTCCGCGAGATTCAGGAGAAGCTTGCCGGGTTCCCGGTCGAGCTACTGAGCCTCGCGGATTTTTCGTCTCTGCCACCGACGGTGGAGGACCAGCCGGACCTGTTAGGGAACGCGATTAAGAAGGCGCGGGAAGCGCACTCGGGGACAGGTCATTGGGCGCTGGCTGACGACACGGGGCTCGAAGTGGCCGCGCTGAACGGTGCGCCGGGCGTGTATTCGGCGCGGTACGCCGGTGAAAACGCGACGTATGCCGACAATTGTGAGAAGCTCCTGCGCGAGATGAGCGCCGTGACGGACGAGCAGCGTGCGGCGGCCTTCACAGCCGTGCTGTGCCTCGTGACGGAAGATGGAGTGTATTGCGTTGAAGGACGCTTGGATGGTGCGATCAATCGCGCTGGTCGCGGGGCTAAAGGCTTTGGCTATGATCCGGTGTTCGAGTTGCCGGATGGCCGTACGCTGGCCGAACTGGACATGAGCGAAAAAAACCGCCTGTCGCATCGAGGACAGGCGGTCGAAAAGATGATGAAGCTGCTGGGGTTTTTGCTGACTGTCAGGCCGGAGGCCTGA
- the guaA gene encoding glutamine-hydrolyzing GMP synthase, whose amino-acid sequence MKHTERIAILDFGGQTTQLIARRLREQGVYCEILPYNTRPDDVLTSETRGIIFSGGPSSVHAAGAPFPDESLYDCDLPLLGICYGMQLMGRQFGTPVVKGTSGEFGPAHVEYSDFADMLGGISQPMQVWMSHGDHLEEVVAPLKLSGRSTAGLVAAVRHAERPLFGVQFHPEVTHTPDGAALLRNFAYGICGCSGGWSMESFIDEAVADIRQTVGSQKVLCALSGGLDSAVTAMLLQRSIPGQVLCFYVETGLGRLGEREQIETTFRDHGHLELEVIDASERFYAGLKGITEPEQKRKAVGRLFIDVFQEEAARHRDVSFLAQGTLYPDVIESVSVKGPSATIKSHHNVGGLPDTLHLKLVEPLRELFKDEVRHLGELLGLPRTITHRHPFPGPGLAVRVLGEVTRERCDILRHADSIFLHELRAAEWYDQTRQAFAVLLPVKSVGVMGDERTYENVCVLRAVNTDDFMTADFTRLPYDLLGRASSRIINEVRGINRVAYDVSTKPPATVEWE is encoded by the coding sequence ATGAAGCACACAGAACGCATCGCGATTCTCGACTTTGGCGGGCAGACGACCCAGCTCATCGCGCGGCGGCTGCGCGAGCAGGGCGTGTACTGCGAGATTTTGCCTTACAACACGCGTCCGGACGACGTTTTGACCAGCGAAACGCGCGGTATCATCTTTTCCGGCGGGCCGTCGAGTGTGCATGCGGCCGGCGCTCCGTTTCCGGATGAATCGTTGTACGACTGTGATTTACCGCTGCTCGGAATATGCTATGGCATGCAGTTGATGGGCCGGCAGTTTGGAACGCCGGTCGTCAAGGGCACATCGGGTGAATTTGGACCTGCGCACGTTGAGTACTCTGATTTCGCGGATATGCTCGGCGGGATTTCTCAGCCGATGCAGGTGTGGATGAGTCACGGTGATCACCTGGAAGAGGTTGTTGCACCGCTTAAGCTGTCGGGAAGAAGCACGGCGGGGCTTGTCGCGGCCGTGCGTCACGCTGAACGTCCGCTCTTTGGGGTGCAGTTTCATCCGGAGGTAACGCATACCCCTGACGGCGCGGCGCTATTGCGCAATTTCGCATATGGGATTTGCGGCTGCAGCGGAGGCTGGAGCATGGAGTCGTTCATTGACGAAGCGGTGGCGGATATTCGGCAAACCGTGGGGTCCCAAAAAGTTCTGTGCGCGCTGTCAGGTGGACTTGATTCTGCGGTAACCGCCATGCTATTGCAGCGCAGCATTCCCGGTCAGGTGCTCTGTTTCTACGTCGAGACAGGTCTTGGCCGCTTGGGTGAACGCGAGCAGATTGAAACGACGTTTCGTGATCATGGCCATCTTGAACTCGAGGTGATAGACGCGTCGGAACGGTTTTACGCGGGACTAAAAGGCATAACCGAACCGGAGCAAAAGCGTAAGGCAGTTGGCCGACTGTTCATAGATGTGTTCCAGGAAGAGGCGGCCAGGCACCGCGATGTGTCGTTTCTCGCGCAGGGCACTCTCTATCCTGACGTAATTGAAAGCGTGTCCGTCAAAGGTCCGTCGGCGACGATAAAGTCACATCACAATGTAGGCGGACTTCCAGACACGCTGCACTTGAAACTCGTTGAACCACTGCGGGAGTTGTTCAAAGACGAAGTCCGGCACTTGGGTGAACTGCTCGGCTTGCCGCGCACGATCACGCACCGGCATCCATTCCCGGGTCCGGGGCTGGCTGTGCGCGTGCTCGGGGAAGTGACACGCGAGCGCTGCGATATTTTGCGTCATGCCGACTCAATATTTCTGCATGAGTTGCGTGCGGCGGAGTGGTACGACCAGACACGGCAGGCCTTCGCGGTACTCCTGCCGGTCAAATCCGTGGGCGTAATGGGCGACGAACGCACGTACGAGAATGTCTGTGTATTGCGCGCCGTGAACACCGACGACTTCATGACCGCGGATTTCACCCGCCTCCCTTACGATCTGCTTGGCCGCGCGTCGTCACGGATCATCAATGAAGTGCGCGGGATCAACCGTGTCGCCTATGACGTTAGCACGAAACCTCCGGCAACCGTGGAGTGGGAATAG
- a CDS encoding HAD family hydrolase: protein MISAGEYGLYKPDLRVFQHALERLRIEPHEALMVGDRPDNDVVPAKLLGIKTLLLRTGWYEQQKIRMPSEQADYVVNSVPEMYAKLRELFP, encoded by the coding sequence GTGATTTCCGCGGGTGAGTACGGACTTTACAAACCCGATTTGCGCGTCTTTCAGCACGCGCTCGAACGCTTGCGGATCGAGCCGCACGAAGCACTTATGGTTGGCGACCGTCCGGACAACGACGTCGTACCCGCCAAATTGCTCGGGATCAAGACTCTGCTGCTCCGCACGGGCTGGTATGAACAACAAAAAATCCGCATGCCATCAGAGCAAGCGGATTACGTAGTGAATTCCGTCCCGGAAATGTATGCCAAACTACGCGAACTATTTCCTTAG
- a CDS encoding sigma-70 family RNA polymerase sigma factor, protein MNNKPIASLTDEELIAAFQQEDAAAFDEIVRRYRDPLYNFVVRLLGDTLFSEDIVQETFVRVYRNKHRYHQVAKFSTWIYTIASNLAKTEMRRRKVRNFFSISSKGNEERDYDIVDQSVDVEKHVDGRVRTELILREIDKLPFHFKEAVLLRDVQDPSYEEIAEILKVPLGTVKSRVNRGREPVCKLY, encoded by the coding sequence ATGAACAACAAGCCGATCGCATCCCTCACAGACGAGGAACTGATCGCGGCCTTTCAGCAGGAAGATGCCGCGGCGTTCGACGAAATTGTCCGGCGCTACCGTGACCCGCTCTATAACTTTGTGGTCCGGCTGCTGGGGGACACGCTCTTTAGTGAGGATATCGTTCAGGAGACCTTTGTCCGGGTTTACCGGAACAAGCACCGCTATCATCAGGTGGCCAAGTTCTCGACGTGGATCTATACAATAGCGTCTAATTTGGCGAAGACTGAAATGCGGCGGCGGAAGGTGCGCAACTTCTTCTCTATCAGTTCGAAGGGAAATGAAGAGCGCGACTACGATATCGTAGATCAGAGTGTAGACGTTGAGAAGCACGTGGATGGTCGTGTTCGCACGGAGCTGATTCTGCGTGAGATTGACAAACTGCCGTTTCACTTCAAGGAGGCCGTGTTGCTGCGTGATGTGCAGGACCCGTCTTATGAGGAGATCGCGGAGATATTGAAAGTACCGTTGGGCACGGTAAAATCCCGGGTTAACAGAGGGAGAGAACCCGTTTGCAAGTTGTATTAA
- a CDS encoding cysteine desulfurase — MAKPVYLDNAATTAPAPEVVEAMRVALTNLWGNPSSVHERGKQAKMAMETARQQIAGLAHCHSDEVYFTSGGTEADNWAIEGALAMSSKAHKHLIVSAFEHHAILDAAKAADKSGAMLTVVPVSPDGVVDPQQIAEAIRPETVVVSVMHVNNELGTVQPIEEIGRLCKQHGVMFHSDCVQSFGKLPLNFAALPIDMISISAHKIHGPKGVGALIVRRGTRLAQKQYGGSQERGKRTGTENLPGIVGFGMATELALANMASDAVRLRSLRDSCEQALCDKIPGVVVNGRSAQRADNILNVRVSGCDGEELLIALDMRGICVSTGAACSAGAHGASHVMTALGLSTEDARASLRISFGRYSTPEDVAELVLQLPQIVATQRAAAPMPR; from the coding sequence ATGGCCAAGCCTGTTTATTTGGATAATGCGGCGACAACGGCACCTGCTCCCGAGGTGGTCGAAGCGATGCGCGTCGCCCTGACGAATCTGTGGGGGAATCCGTCCAGCGTTCACGAGCGCGGTAAACAGGCGAAAATGGCCATGGAAACCGCCCGGCAGCAGATTGCGGGGCTGGCTCATTGCCACAGTGACGAAGTGTATTTTACATCGGGCGGCACAGAGGCTGACAATTGGGCGATCGAGGGCGCGCTGGCCATGAGCAGCAAGGCTCACAAGCATTTGATCGTGTCGGCGTTCGAACACCACGCGATCCTCGACGCGGCGAAGGCCGCGGACAAGAGTGGGGCGATGCTGACGGTTGTGCCCGTGTCCCCGGACGGCGTCGTGGATCCGCAACAGATCGCAGAGGCGATTCGGCCTGAGACTGTGGTTGTTTCGGTCATGCACGTCAATAACGAGCTGGGGACGGTGCAGCCCATTGAAGAAATCGGCCGACTCTGCAAACAGCATGGTGTGATGTTTCATAGTGATTGCGTGCAGAGCTTTGGCAAACTACCGCTGAATTTTGCCGCGTTGCCGATAGACATGATTTCGATCTCCGCGCATAAAATCCACGGTCCCAAAGGAGTTGGTGCGCTGATCGTGCGGCGGGGGACGCGATTGGCGCAGAAGCAATACGGCGGCAGTCAGGAACGGGGTAAACGCACAGGTACCGAGAATTTGCCGGGAATCGTGGGGTTTGGGATGGCTACGGAGTTAGCGCTGGCGAACATGGCGAGCGATGCGGTCCGCCTGAGGTCCTTGCGCGATAGCTGCGAGCAGGCCTTATGCGACAAGATTCCGGGTGTGGTTGTGAACGGCAGGTCGGCGCAGCGAGCGGACAATATCTTGAATGTTCGTGTATCGGGTTGTGACGGGGAAGAGCTGTTGATCGCGCTGGACATGCGCGGTATCTGCGTGTCCACTGGCGCGGCGTGCAGCGCGGGCGCGCATGGCGCCTCGCATGTCATGACAGCACTTGGATTGTCCACGGAGGACGCGCGTGCGAGCTTGCGCATCAGTTTCGGCCGTTATAGCACGCCGGAAGACGTCGCGGAGCTGGTTCTACAACTGCCGCAAATTGTGGCGACACAGCGCGCGGCGGCGCCGATGCCGCGATGA
- the surE gene encoding 5'/3'-nucleotidase SurE, producing MIILISNDDGILSPGLHALVRAMADLAQVWVVAPDREQSAVGHSITIAEPIRLSDYVVGGAYRSFAVNGTPADCVKLAISELLPEQPALVMSGINRGENTGISIIYSGTVSAATEGAINGIPAIAISLDSFTHDDFGPAAAIARRSAVQVMNSGLPDHTLLNINVPALPEDRIRGVKVMRQGRGRFKEKFMKRNDPRGRVYYWMDGHKLPLNETETDGTAIMEGYVAVTPIHFDLTNHNALAEISVWADSLHTPTTA from the coding sequence GTGATAATACTCATTTCGAACGACGATGGCATTCTCTCGCCGGGCCTGCATGCATTGGTGCGCGCAATGGCGGATTTGGCGCAAGTGTGGGTCGTGGCGCCGGATCGCGAGCAGTCGGCGGTCGGCCATTCCATCACGATCGCGGAACCAATTCGACTGTCCGACTATGTAGTCGGCGGAGCGTATCGCTCGTTTGCGGTGAACGGCACGCCGGCCGATTGCGTAAAGCTCGCGATTTCTGAGTTACTGCCGGAACAGCCGGCGCTGGTGATGTCGGGCATCAATCGAGGTGAGAATACGGGGATTTCGATCATCTACTCAGGAACGGTGTCCGCGGCAACGGAAGGGGCGATAAACGGTATCCCGGCGATCGCGATTTCGCTTGACTCTTTTACGCACGATGACTTTGGACCAGCGGCGGCAATCGCCCGGCGTTCGGCCGTGCAAGTTATGAACTCGGGTTTACCGGATCACACTCTGTTGAATATCAACGTGCCGGCATTGCCTGAAGACCGCATTCGCGGAGTCAAAGTCATGCGCCAGGGTCGCGGGCGGTTCAAGGAGAAATTCATGAAGCGGAATGATCCGCGCGGTCGCGTTTACTATTGGATGGACGGTCATAAACTGCCGCTGAACGAGACAGAGACGGACGGGACCGCGATCATGGAGGGCTACGTCGCCGTGACTCCCATACATTTCGATCTAACGAATCACAACGCACTCGCAGAAATCAGCGTTTGGGCGGATTCGCTGCATACTCCAACGACTGCATGA